The Arthrobacter zhaoxinii sequence CACCCGGACCTGGATACCGAGCTGGTTGATGCCTTCTTCCGCAAGGGCCAGTACGAGGCCGCCTATTCCGGTTTCGAGGGTGTCCTGGCCCCGGACGTGGAGGTGCCCCTGGGCGACCCCGAAGCGGAGCCCGATGCGGACACGGAAACCCTCAGCCTGGACGACTGGCTGCGGGACAATGACGTGGACGAGGTGGTGGTGCTGGGCCTGGCTGCGGACTACTGCGTACGCGCCACCGCCCTGGACGCCCTTGCCGCCGGCTACACCACCGCGGTGATTCCGGAGCTGTGCCGCGGCATCAAGCGGGAGACCACGCTCGCGGCGTGGGCGGAACTGGAAGACGCCGGCGTCGAGATCATCGACCTGTAACCGCCGCACGCCACGCGAAGGGCCGGCCCGCTTCTGCGGGCCGGCCCTTTTGCCTGCCGCTACTTACGGCCGATGAACCAGTCCTGCAGCTTCTTCAGCCGCTTGTTCAGCTGCTCCTCGTTGGCCTGCGCCACGGGCGGCCCGCCGCAGATCCGCCGCAGTTCGCTGTGCACCACCCCGTGGGGCATGCCGGAGCGGGCGGACCAGGCTGAAACGTTCTTCGCCAGCTCTGCCCGCAGCTCGGTGAGCCGGCGGTGGTCCACCACTTCGGGGGCTTCCACCGGGGCTGCCTCCGCGGCGGCGCCGGAGCGGCGGCCCCTGCGGGAGAGCTGCTCATGCTGGCGCTGGCGCAGCAGGGTGCTCATCTGGTCCGCGTCCAGCAGGCCGGGGATGCCGAGGAAGTCCTGTTCCTCCTCGCTGCCCAGCGCGCCTCCTGTGCCGAACTCGCCGCCGTCGAACAGTACCCGGTCAAAGGAGGCCTGGGATTCCAGAGCCTCGAACTTCTGCTTGGTCAGCTCGCCGGAGGCCTTTTCCTCACGGTTGGCCGCCTCCATGAGGCTGTCCTCCAGGCCGAAGCCTTCCTCCTCCAGGTGGTTGTCCGGGCGGTCCAGTGCGTGGTCGCGTTCAACTTCCATCTGGTTGGCCAGCGCCATCAGGTTCGGCACGGACGGCAGGAACACCGACGCCGTTTCGCCGCGCTTGCGGGCACGCACGAAACGCCCCACGGCCTGCGCGAAGAACAGCGGCGTGGCGGTGGAGGTGGCATACACGCCGACGGCGAGGCGGGGCACGTCCACGCCTTCGGACACCATGCGCACCGCAACCATCCAGCGCTGGGTGCCGGCGGAGAACTCCTCGATTTTTTCGGAGGCCTTGGCATCGTCCGAAAGGATCACGGTGGGTGATTCGCCCATGATCTTCTTCAGCCAGCCGGCGTAGGCGCGGGCGTCGTCGTGGTCCGTGGCAATCACCAGCCCGCCGGCGTCGGGCACGGACCGGCGCACCTCGGTGAGGCGGCGGTCCGCGGCGGCCAGCACCGCGGGGATCCACTCGCCGGTGGGGTTCAGGGCGGTGCGCCAGGCCTGCGCGGTGATGTCCTTGGTCACCGCGGCTTCGCCCAGCGACGCGGCCATTTCATCGCCTGCACTGGTCCGCCAGCGCATCTGCCCGGAATAGGCCATAAACATCACCGGGCGGACCACGTGGTCCTTGAGCGCCTGGCCGTAGCCGTAGGTGTAGTCCGCCTTGGACCGGCGGATCCCGTCCCGGTCTTCGACGTACTCCACGAAGGGAATGGCTGCCGTATCGGAGCGGAACGGCGTACCGGTCAGGGAAAGCCGCTTCACGGCCGGTTCGAACGCTTCCCGGATGCCGTCGCCCCAGGACAGGGCGTCGCCGCCGTGGTGGATTTCGTCCAGGATCACCAGGGTGCGGGCAGCCTCGGTCTTGGCGCGGTGCAGCATCGGCTTGGACGCCACCTGCGCGTAGGTGACGGCCACGCCGATGAACCCGTGTCCGTGCCGTCCGTCGGCGTTCTTGAAGTTCGGGTCGATGGCCAGGCCCACCTTGGCGGCGGCGTCGGCCCACTGCCGCTTCAGGTGGTCCGTGGGCGCGACGACGGTGATGCGGTTGACGATGCCGCGTTCCACCAGTTCGTTCGCCACCCGCAGGGCGAAGGTGGTTTTACCGGCGCCGGGGGTTGCCACGGCGAGGAAGTCGCTGGCATTGGACGCAAAGTACTTCTCCAGTGCCTCCGCCTGCCACTGGCGCAGCTTCGGGGCGGTACCCCAGGCGGCACGTTCGGGATACGCGGGCGGCAGGGACGCACCGGCGCCGAACAGGGTTTCGGAACTCACGCGGAAAACGCACCCCTTCCCGGCTCTCGACGGGTGGGCGCAGGCGTAATAACAGTGGTCATGCAGGCATCAGGACTAACTGCCTTCACCGCGGAAGGCTGGGAAACGGAGCGGGCACATCACGGCCGGAAGAACGTACTACTTCTTACCCTTGGGGTCGTCGCCTTCGGGACGCAGGCCGTCGTAGACTTCCTTGCACGTGGGACAGACGGGGAACTTTTTCGGGTCACGTCCGGGTGTCCAGACCTTGCCGCAAAGGGCGATGACGGGCTCGCCCGAAAGCGCGGATTCCATGATCTTTTCCTTGCGGACATAGTGGGCAAAGCGCTCACTGTCGCCGGGTTCCAGCTCTTCGCGGAGTTCTTCGCGCTCGATGGTGGCCGTGGACGTACCGTTGTCATCCAGGCGGCGGGGATCGTTTTCGAAAGGATCGGGAGGCAGGCTCATGCGTTCCATCTTAGTACCCGCAGACTATTTGTTGACGGAGACCTGCTGCAGCAGTTCCGGTCCGCGGGCGTCGAGCCAGCGCCCGCCCAGCCGGATCCCGAGGATCAGCACCGCCGCGCCCAGCACCAGTCCCGCGAGCAGTGTCACAGCACCCCAGAGAGTGCTCTCCAGAACGACGGCGAGCGCTCCGGGAACCAGCACCGGCAGCAGCAGGACAAACAGCAGGAGGCTGAAGGCGCTCTGCACCAGCATCGCCCGTCCGGTGGAGCCTGGCGGAGTCTTGAAGGCGTTCTCCCCGGGCAGCGGCACGTTGTACGTATACCGTGCGGACACCGCGCTGGAGAGACCCAGGCCCATCAACAGGGCGGCCAGGCTCACCCCCAGTACGGGAAGGAGCAGCGCCGGGCGTCCGATCAGCACCGCCGGCAGCACGGAGGCCAAGACGACGGCGGGAACGGCGAACACCGCGCAGGCGAGGACCCTTCCGGCCCGGTCGGCACGGCCGCTGATTCCCGTCGCCAGGTGGAGGGCAAAGGCCGTGTTGTCGTAGGAGACATCCGCGTGGAGCGAGAAGCCCACCAGGAAGCCGATCAGCGGACCCAGCGCCAGGCAGACCAGCAGACCGCCGTCGGGGCCGGCGTTGTTACCGCTGAACACCAGCACCACCGCCAGCAGCGGGACAATGAGCAGTGAAGCGCTGTAGCGGGGGTCCCGCAGCCAGTAGATAAGTGCCCGCGCGGCCACCGCTCCGGTGGGAGTGGCGGGGAAACGCGAGAAGAGTCCGAGCCCGGCGCTCTTCCGGCCCGCTGCAGACTGCGGCGGGCTGACCAGCGCCCGCAGCAGCAGGGCCTTCCAGGCCAGGACCAGGACCGCCAGGAAAACCAGGGCGATAAGTGCCTTGGCACCCGCGGCACCGTAATTGCCGAGGGCAATGTCGCCGGGCACCGCCCAGACCGCACCCAACGGCGTCCACGCGAGCACGTCGGCCAGGCGCGGAAGGAGGTTGCCGCCGGCACTGATCCCGTTTCCCACCGCGGAAATGATGGGGCCCAGCAGCACCAGTGGGATGACCAGCAGCAGCCCGGTAAAGTCGCGGAACCTGCGGGAGCCGGTCAGGGAGACGGCTGCGGCCACGGTGACGCGCGCGGCGATCAGGCAGGTGAAGAGCGCTACCGCGGAAAGCACCAGTGCTGCGGCCAGCGCCCCCGGGAAGCGGTACCAGCTCGCAGCCTGCGCCAGTACGGCCAGCAGCATGGCGGCCCCGGGAATACCGATCAGCCCGCCCGCGGCCAGACCGGTCAGCAGCTGCGGGGTGGGGACGGCATAGGTGGT is a genomic window containing:
- a CDS encoding nicotinamidase; the protein is MARALIIVDVQNDFCEGGSLAVAGGADLAGVITDYVETSAGRYDLVAATQDWHIDPGAHFSETPDFVDSWPRHCVAGTPGAQLHPDLDTELVDAFFRKGQYEAAYSGFEGVLAPDVEVPLGDPEAEPDADTETLSLDDWLRDNDVDEVVVLGLAADYCVRATALDALAAGYTTAVIPELCRGIKRETTLAAWAELEDAGVEIIDL
- a CDS encoding transporter, which codes for MVAHLLRLKFLLLRNSLRRSPWQLVGIVLGALYALGILAVLIAALFVVGDDPATARTAVILAGAAAVAGWALIPVVFSGLDLTLDPARFTTYAVPTPQLLTGLAAGGLIGIPGAAMLLAVLAQAASWYRFPGALAAALVLSAVALFTCLIAARVTVAAAVSLTGSRRFRDFTGLLLVIPLVLLGPIISAVGNGISAGGNLLPRLADVLAWTPLGAVWAVPGDIALGNYGAAGAKALIALVFLAVLVLAWKALLLRALVSPPQSAAGRKSAGLGLFSRFPATPTGAVAARALIYWLRDPRYSASLLIVPLLAVVLVFSGNNAGPDGGLLVCLALGPLIGFLVGFSLHADVSYDNTAFALHLATGISGRADRAGRVLACAVFAVPAVVLASVLPAVLIGRPALLLPVLGVSLAALLMGLGLSSAVSARYTYNVPLPGENAFKTPPGSTGRAMLVQSAFSLLLFVLLLPVLVPGALAVVLESTLWGAVTLLAGLVLGAAVLILGIRLGGRWLDARGPELLQQVSVNK
- a CDS encoding DUF3039 domain-containing protein gives rise to the protein MSLPPDPFENDPRRLDDNGTSTATIEREELREELEPGDSERFAHYVRKEKIMESALSGEPVIALCGKVWTPGRDPKKFPVCPTCKEVYDGLRPEGDDPKGKK
- a CDS encoding DEAD/DEAH box helicase produces the protein MSSETLFGAGASLPPAYPERAAWGTAPKLRQWQAEALEKYFASNASDFLAVATPGAGKTTFALRVANELVERGIVNRITVVAPTDHLKRQWADAAAKVGLAIDPNFKNADGRHGHGFIGVAVTYAQVASKPMLHRAKTEAARTLVILDEIHHGGDALSWGDGIREAFEPAVKRLSLTGTPFRSDTAAIPFVEYVEDRDGIRRSKADYTYGYGQALKDHVVRPVMFMAYSGQMRWRTSAGDEMAASLGEAAVTKDITAQAWRTALNPTGEWIPAVLAAADRRLTEVRRSVPDAGGLVIATDHDDARAYAGWLKKIMGESPTVILSDDAKASEKIEEFSAGTQRWMVAVRMVSEGVDVPRLAVGVYATSTATPLFFAQAVGRFVRARKRGETASVFLPSVPNLMALANQMEVERDHALDRPDNHLEEEGFGLEDSLMEAANREEKASGELTKQKFEALESQASFDRVLFDGGEFGTGGALGSEEEQDFLGIPGLLDADQMSTLLRQRQHEQLSRRGRRSGAAAEAAPVEAPEVVDHRRLTELRAELAKNVSAWSARSGMPHGVVHSELRRICGGPPVAQANEEQLNKRLKKLQDWFIGRK